The sequence below is a genomic window from uncultured Stenotrophomonas sp..
GAGCGCCGGGCGCGGCGCGCAGTGGCGGCCGGCGGGGAAACCGAAGCGGCGTTAAGCAGATAGTGCCGGCCGCTGGCCGGCGACCTCGCAGGCCCGACCTCCCTCGGCTGGCACTACCGATGGTCGTCGGCAAATCGTCGAGGCGTAGGAGAGTAGGTCAGGGCTACGCCCCCGACACATCGCTTGCCTCGGGTATTCCTCGTCGGGGGCATGGCCCCGACCTACGGTATGGTGCGGACATGAATGCCGTTGCCTCCGACCCGGCCATCGTCCACCACGCCGCGCTCGATGCACGGCTGGTCAAGGCGGTACGCGGCATCAGGTTGTTGACGCTGACCAGTTGGCCGGCATCGACGCAGGCGCCGTTCCTCGACAGTGTGGCGCGCGGCAACCCGGTGCTGCCGCGGGTGGACTACCCGAAGCATGATTTCGCCGATGCGCGGCGCGAGCTGGGCGTGATTGCCGCTGCCGCCGATTCCTCGCATCCGCTGGGCTGCTATCTGCGTGATTCGGCGCTCAGCTGGGAGCTGGCCGCGCGTCTGCTGGAAGCTCTGGGAACCCATGAGGTCGATGCACTGTCGGCGCAGTTGTTCGGCACACCGGAGCAGGTCATGCCCGGCAACGGCCCGACCACGCGCGAGGCGGCGCGGCATTTCATCGACATCGCGCAGGAGCTGGACCACGAACTGCTGGCGCCGGAAGAACGGGTGCCGGTGTCGGCCGTGGCCCTGCAGCTGCAGTTGCAGAGCGATCTCGACGACTTCTTCGACGCACGCGTCATCAACGTGGAGCTGGACCCGGCACTGGTGGCCAAGGCCGCCGCCGGCGCCACCCGTATCCGCCTGCGCAGCGGTGCCGGTTTCAGCGTCTACGACCGCGCGCAGCTGTTCCACCACGAGGCGCTGGTGCATTCATTGACCGCGCTCAATGGCCGCGCGCAGCAGGTGCTGCCGAGTCTGGCGCTGTCCTCGCCACGCATCACCGCGACGCAGGAAGGCCTGGCGACCTTCGCCGAGCAGATCACCGGCAGCATCGATATCCAGCGGCTGAAGCGCGTCAGCCTGCGCATCGAGGCCATTGCGATGGCGCGCGGCGGTGCCGACTTCATCGCGGTGTTCGGCTATTTCCGCGATGCCGGGCAGACACCGGAGGAAAGCTTCGCCTCGGCACAGCGGGTGTTCCGTGGTGTGCCTCCTTCCGGCGGCGGCGCGTTCAACAAGGACACGGTGTACCTGCGCGGGCTGGTGTCGGTGCACACCTTCTTCCGGCAGATGCTGCGCGACGAAAAACTGAAGACCTGCCACTGGCTGTTCGCCGGCAAGATGACGCTGGACGATGCGCAGGCGCTGGCGCCGCTGTTCGAGGCCGGCGTGCTGGCGCCGCCGCGCTGGTTGCCGCCGTGGCTGCAGCGCGCCAACGGGTTGGCCGGCGCACTGGCGTTCTCGCTGTTCGCCAACCGAATACGGATGGACAGGGTGGGCGATGGGGCGTTGCCGCTCGCCTCCAAGGATCAGTAGGAGCGACGCCAGTCGCGACCGGGCTCTACCGGGAAAGCCCCATCGCGACTGGCGTCGCTCCTACGAGGGTTGTTGCCGGGTCAGCGCTGCGGGCGCTTCCAGGCGATGCAGTCCACCTCGACCTTGCAGTCCACCACCATGCGGTTCTCAACGCAGGCGCGGGCTGGCGGGTGCTCGCCGAAATAGTGCTTGAACACGGTGTTGAAGGCGTAGAAATCGCGGGCGTCATCCAGCCACACGCCGCAGCGCACGACGTGCTCGGGGCCGTAGCCGGCCTCGGCGAGGATGGCCAGCAGGTTGCCGATGGCCACGTGCGCCTGTTCGGTGACGGTGCCGCCGACCAGCTCGCCGTCGCGCATCGGCACCTGCCCGGACACGTGCAGCCAGCCATCGGCCTCGACTGCGCGCGAGAACGGCATGTGCTGCTTGCCCTGGCCGACGCCGCCTTCGGCGCCGTAACGTTTGATGTCGGTCATGGGGTTTTTG
It includes:
- the yjgF gene encoding Enamine/imine deaminase, translating into MTDIKRYGAEGGVGQGKQHMPFSRAVEADGWLHVSGQVPMRDGELVGGTVTEQAHVAIGNLLAILAEAGYGPEHVVRCGVWLDDARDFYAFNTVFKHYFGEHPPARACVENRMVVDCKVEVDCIAWKRPQR
- a CDS encoding conserved hypothetical protein (Evidence 4 : Homologs of previously reported genes of unknown function) is translated as MNAVASDPAIVHHAALDARLVKAVRGIRLLTLTSWPASTQAPFLDSVARGNPVLPRVDYPKHDFADARRELGVIAAAADSSHPLGCYLRDSALSWELAARLLEALGTHEVDALSAQLFGTPEQVMPGNGPTTREAARHFIDIAQELDHELLAPEERVPVSAVALQLQLQSDLDDFFDARVINVELDPALVAKAAAGATRIRLRSGAGFSVYDRAQLFHHEALVHSLTALNGRAQQVLPSLALSSPRITATQEGLATFAEQITGSIDIQRLKRVSLRIEAIAMARGGADFIAVFGYFRDAGQTPEESFASAQRVFRGVPPSGGGAFNKDTVYLRGLVSVHTFFRQMLRDEKLKTCHWLFAGKMTLDDAQALAPLFEAGVLAPPRWLPPWLQRANGLAGALAFSLFANRIRMDRVGDGALPLASKDQ